A stretch of the Metopolophium dirhodum isolate CAU chromosome 8, ASM1992520v1, whole genome shotgun sequence genome encodes the following:
- the LOC132950980 gene encoding uncharacterized protein LOC132950980, translating to MRGANDETEGRTKRHAFTQVDLPGSRPRRRHGRRSQKSTCQSQNVATESVAVARSDFPRPPLPVQNFGPAVYTTTWQPQNFATENVAVAHSGFARPPLPVQNFGPAVYSTWQPPNFGMGLVAAARSRFPPPTLPMQNFGPAVYTWQPARPPRMVRVPAPRFGFPRPPPPTYYVGPVHCRTSV from the coding sequence GCGAACGACGAGACCGAAGGAAGGACGAAGAGACACGCATTCACGCAAGTAGATCTTCCGGGATCGCGGCCCCGCCGACGCCACGGCCGCCGTTCCCAAAAATCCACTTGTCAGTCACAGAATGTCGCCACTGAAAGCGTAGCCGTCGCTCGCTCCGACTTTCCGCGACCGCCTCTGCCGGTACAAAACTTCGGCCCGGCTGTCTACACGACGACGTGGCAGCCACAGAATTTCGCCACTGAAAACGTAGCCGTCGCTCACTCCGGCTTTGCGCGACCGCCTCTGCCGGTACAAAACTTCGGCCCGGCTGTCTACTCGACGTGGCAGCCACCGAATTTCGGTATGGGACTTGTGGCCGCAGCTCGCTCAAGGTTTCCACCGCCGACGCTGCCGATGCAAAACTTCGGCCCAGCCGTGTACACGTGGCAGCCTGCACGGCCCCCGAGAATGGTGAGAGTGCCAGCCCCTCGCTTCGGGTTtccgcgaccgccgc